From Centropristis striata isolate RG_2023a ecotype Rhode Island chromosome 16, C.striata_1.0, whole genome shotgun sequence, a single genomic window includes:
- the LOC131988359 gene encoding uncharacterized protein LOC131988359, whose protein sequence is MICSILLLLSLTSCVSGRLVVNVSQTSYQAEENQNITLEWTFTTRRDTSLKRFSIFCQLLAELRPLFLFHLHEGVEVPETQDQQFAGRVQFDKDVLREGRLRLHVSRLRTNDSGLYLCDVIINHSGNFRSCRLNVTAARDRPEPETPNTPSQGIDPPAGSGPQPESPAVIFLYCNEGETSQRSYRSLGCFLEGQNRIIEEVLKEAHDMSPVFQMSVNTRDN, encoded by the exons atgatctgcagcatcctgctcctcctcagcctgACCTCCTGTGTCTCTG GAAGATTAGTAGTGAATGTGTCACAGACCTCCTATCAGGCAGAGGAGAACCAGAACATCACACTGGAGTGGACCTTCACCACCAGACGTGACACTTCCCTAAAACGCTTTTCTATCTTCTGCCAACTGTTAGCTGAACTCAGACCTTTATTCTTGTTTCATCTACATGAAGGTGTTGAGGTCCCAGAGACTCAGGATCAACAGTTTGCAGGACGAGTCCAGTTTGACAAAGACGTCCTCAGAGAAGGACGACTCAGACTTCATGTGTCCAGACTCAGGACCAATGACTCTGGACTTTATTTGTGTGATGTGATCATAAATCACAGTGGGAACTTTCGTTCATGTCGGCTCAACGTCACTG cagcGAGGGATCGGCCCGAACCTGAGACACCAAACACACCAAGTCAGGGAATAGATCCTCCAGCAGGAAGTGGACCACAACCAGAGAGTCCAGCAGTGATCTTCCTCTACTGT AATGAAGGAGAAACATCACAGAGGTCTTACAGGAGTTTGGGATGTTTTTTAGAAGGACAGAACAGGATAATAGAAGAGGTCCTGAAGGAAGCACATGACATGTCTCCAGTGTTTCAAATGTCAGTGAACACCAGAGACAACTGA
- the LOC131988360 gene encoding uncharacterized protein LOC131988360, with protein MICSILLLLSLTSCVSGRLVVNVTQTSYQAEENQNITLEWTWTSSDTSLKLFSISCRLLAELRPLVLFDLREGVEVPETQDQQFAGRVQFNKDVLREGRLRLHVSRLRINDSGLYVCEVIINHSGNSRSCRLTVTAAARDRPEPETPNTPSQGTDPPAGSGPQPESRGRIGLYCGLGLTAAALFALCFCYFLRKKKDFCFRGGFDEVTGHQVK; from the exons atgatctgcagcatcctgctcctcctcagcctgACCTCCTGTGTCTCTG GAAGATTAGTAGTGAATGTGACACAGACCTCCTATCAGGCAGAGGAGAACCAGAACATCACACTGGAGTGGACCTGGACCAGTAGTGACACTTCCCTCAAACTCTTTTCTATCTCCTGCCGACTGTTAGCTGAACTCAGACCTTTAGTCCTGTTTGATCTACGTGAAGGTGTTGAGGTCCCAGAGACTCAGGATCAACAGTTTGCAGGACGAGTCCAGTTTAACAAAGACGTCCTCAGAGAAGGACGACTCAGACTTCATGTGTCCAGACTCAGGATCAATGACTCTGGACTTTATGTGTGTGAGGTGATCATAAATCACAGTGGGAACTCTCGTTCATGTCGGCTCACCGTCACTG CAGCAGCGAGGGATCGGCCCGAACCTGAGACACCAAACACACCAAGTCAGGGAACAGATCCTCCAGCAGGAAGTGGACCACAACCAGAGAGTCGAGGAAGGATCGGCCTCTACTGTGGACTgggactgacagcagcagctctgtttgCTCTTTGTTTCTGTTACTTTCTgcgaaaaaaaaaggatttctgcttcaGAGGTGGATTTGATGAAGTTACAGGCCACCAGGTGAAGTAG